The following coding sequences are from one Aeromicrobium duanguangcaii window:
- a CDS encoding Glu/Leu/Phe/Val dehydrogenase dimerization domain-containing protein: MGAPSSFGTHHEQVVFCHDEASGLRAIIALYSTALGPGLGGTRFFPYASETDALADVLNLSQGMAYKTALAGLDLGGGKAVIIGDPRTDKSEALLRAYGRFVQSLNGRYFTACDVGTYSTDMDVIARESDFVTGRTVDHGGAGDSSVLTAFGVHQGMRAAAQFAWGDASLAGKRVGVAGVGKVGRHLTAHLVEEDARVVVTDIDSEAVARLVQQYPSIEVAESTDALIAADLDVYAPCALGGALDEKSLETLTAKVVAGAANNQLAHEGIGKLLSDRGMVYAPDYCVNAGGVIQVADELDPSGFSFERAKARATGIFDTTLSVLERAASEDITTAEAADRQAEQRIREIGRLGQIRLP; this comes from the coding sequence ATGGGCGCGCCCAGCAGCTTCGGAACCCACCACGAGCAGGTCGTGTTCTGTCACGACGAGGCCTCCGGCCTGCGGGCCATCATCGCCCTGTACTCCACCGCACTGGGCCCGGGCCTGGGTGGCACCCGCTTCTTCCCCTACGCCTCCGAGACCGACGCCCTCGCGGACGTGCTCAACCTCAGCCAGGGCATGGCCTACAAGACCGCGCTCGCCGGGCTCGACCTCGGCGGCGGCAAGGCCGTCATCATCGGCGACCCGCGCACCGACAAGTCCGAGGCCCTGCTGCGCGCCTACGGCCGCTTCGTCCAGTCGCTCAACGGGCGCTACTTCACCGCCTGCGACGTGGGCACCTACTCCACCGACATGGATGTCATCGCGCGCGAGTCCGACTTCGTCACCGGCCGGACCGTCGACCACGGCGGGGCCGGCGACTCCAGCGTCCTGACCGCCTTCGGCGTCCACCAGGGCATGCGGGCGGCGGCGCAGTTCGCCTGGGGCGACGCGTCGCTCGCGGGCAAGCGCGTCGGCGTCGCGGGTGTGGGCAAGGTCGGACGGCACCTGACCGCCCACCTGGTCGAGGAGGACGCGCGCGTCGTCGTCACCGACATCGACTCCGAGGCGGTGGCGCGTCTGGTGCAGCAGTACCCCTCGATCGAGGTCGCCGAGTCGACCGACGCCCTCATCGCAGCCGACCTCGACGTCTACGCGCCCTGCGCCCTCGGCGGTGCGCTCGACGAGAAGAGCCTCGAGACGCTGACCGCGAAGGTCGTCGCCGGCGCGGCCAACAACCAACTGGCCCACGAGGGCATCGGCAAGCTGCTCTCCGACCGGGGGATGGTCTACGCGCCCGACTACTGCGTGAACGCCGGCGGCGTGATCCAGGTGGCGGACGAGCTGGATCCGAGCGGGTTCTCGTTCGAGCGGGCGAAGGCCCGGGCGACCGGCATCTTCGACACGACCCTGTCCGTGCTGGAGCGCGCGGCGAGCGAGGACATCACGACCGCGGAGGCCGCGGACCGACAGGCCGAGCAGCGCATCCGCGAGATCGGACGACTCGGGCAGATCCGGCTCCCCTGA
- a CDS encoding TSUP family transporter, whose protein sequence is MSDQLLAGLSSGDLVLLAVLVGAFAQATTGMGFSLVAAPVLIAVRGPAEGVALVVLLAACSSVLPLLREGRHAQRRDALRLLVPTLAATPVIAWALAPLDHTWLAVAGGIGVVIGVAMLASGWRSAWLRRPVGTIATGITSAGLNVVGGVGGPPVGLYAANSTWTPAQTRGTLHTFLIVQNLVTAVVVGLVLPSWQMLAALGVGTVVGLVVAPRLSVGAARTGILCVSAVGGMALLLSAA, encoded by the coding sequence ATGAGTGATCAGCTCCTCGCCGGACTGTCGTCCGGCGACCTCGTCCTGCTCGCCGTCCTCGTCGGAGCCTTCGCTCAGGCGACGACCGGGATGGGCTTCTCCCTCGTCGCCGCACCCGTGCTGATCGCCGTGCGCGGGCCGGCAGAGGGGGTCGCCCTGGTCGTGCTGCTGGCGGCCTGTTCGTCGGTGCTGCCGCTCCTGCGGGAGGGGCGCCACGCTCAGCGGCGCGACGCGCTGCGGCTCCTGGTTCCCACGCTCGCCGCGACACCGGTGATCGCCTGGGCGCTGGCGCCCCTCGACCACACGTGGCTCGCGGTCGCCGGCGGGATCGGCGTCGTGATCGGCGTGGCGATGCTCGCGTCCGGATGGCGGTCGGCGTGGCTACGTCGGCCGGTGGGCACCATCGCGACGGGCATCACGAGCGCCGGCCTGAACGTGGTGGGCGGAGTGGGCGGGCCACCCGTCGGTCTCTACGCCGCCAACTCGACCTGGACCCCCGCGCAGACCCGCGGCACGCTGCACACGTTCCTGATCGTGCAGAACCTCGTCACCGCCGTGGTGGTCGGCCTGGTGCTGCCGTCGTGGCAGATGCTGGCCGCGCTCGGGGTCGGCACGGTGGTCGGGCTGGTCGTCGCGCCGCGGCTGTCGGTCGGCGCGGCCCGCACGGGGATCCTGTGCGTCTCGGCGGTCGGCGGGATGGCTCTCCTGCTGAGCGCCGCCTGA
- a CDS encoding MFS transporter, with the protein MSAREDAPIDESTRAPVGALSAYASGSFGMGVWVTVPGLLLLYFLTDILGVAAALAGLTLLLPKIIDVVIHPMIGSRSDRQARALGHRRRMMTGGVALGLAMVAMFTVPSSLEGAPAAAWVGGWYIVGNLLFAMFQVPYLTTPSDLRIGYHERTRVFMFRMLFLTVGLLGAGVAAPALVSSEQRGDYTTMAAVLAVVMVVSALVAILGVRRLTDACGFRAPAESAGHSTIADVKVAWADRDFRMLVLSYLFTGTTTHLFMAALPYFTRYVFDSAGLTAVFMGCFLAPAVLAGPIWLRLSRRIGKQRGLLLSQLIFVVGSLAVALGAWLDAVAVSVVVVAVMGFAFAGLQLFAFSMVPDAVAAAEEKGDSQAGAYTGVWTATEALGTAAGPYLYSAALAVGGFISSTADVEVTQPDSAMNALLWGFTVLPAALMVVAIVFQRRYRLDPARR; encoded by the coding sequence ATGAGTGCCCGTGAGGACGCGCCCATCGACGAGTCGACCCGCGCGCCCGTCGGCGCCCTGTCCGCTTACGCCTCCGGCTCGTTCGGCATGGGCGTCTGGGTCACGGTGCCCGGCCTGCTGCTGCTGTACTTCCTGACCGACATCCTCGGGGTCGCCGCCGCTCTCGCCGGTCTGACCCTGCTGCTGCCGAAGATCATCGACGTCGTCATCCACCCGATGATCGGCTCGCGCTCGGACCGCCAGGCACGAGCCCTCGGACACCGGCGCCGCATGATGACCGGGGGCGTGGCCCTCGGCCTGGCGATGGTGGCGATGTTCACGGTCCCGTCCTCGCTCGAGGGCGCACCCGCCGCCGCATGGGTCGGCGGTTGGTACATCGTCGGCAACCTGCTGTTCGCGATGTTCCAGGTGCCTTACCTGACCACCCCGTCCGACCTGCGGATCGGCTACCACGAGCGCACCCGCGTCTTCATGTTCCGGATGCTGTTCCTGACGGTCGGACTGCTGGGCGCCGGCGTCGCCGCGCCCGCGCTCGTGTCCAGCGAGCAGCGCGGCGACTACACGACGATGGCCGCCGTCCTGGCCGTCGTGATGGTGGTGTCGGCCCTCGTGGCGATCCTGGGCGTGCGCCGGCTGACCGACGCGTGCGGCTTCCGGGCACCGGCCGAGTCCGCCGGGCACTCGACGATCGCGGACGTGAAGGTGGCCTGGGCCGACCGCGACTTCCGCATGCTGGTCCTGTCCTACCTGTTCACCGGCACCACGACCCACCTGTTCATGGCGGCGCTGCCGTACTTCACGCGCTACGTCTTCGACAGCGCGGGCCTGACGGCGGTTTTCATGGGCTGCTTCCTCGCTCCCGCGGTCCTGGCCGGACCGATCTGGCTGAGGCTCTCCCGCAGGATCGGGAAGCAGCGCGGTCTGCTGCTCTCCCAGCTGATCTTCGTCGTCGGTTCGCTGGCGGTGGCGCTGGGCGCGTGGCTGGACGCGGTCGCCGTGTCCGTCGTGGTCGTCGCGGTCATGGGCTTCGCGTTCGCCGGCCTGCAGCTGTTCGCCTTCTCGATGGTGCCGGACGCCGTCGCGGCCGCGGAGGAGAAGGGGGACTCCCAGGCCGGCGCGTACACGGGGGTCTGGACGGCCACCGAGGCGCTGGGAACGGCGGCCGGGCCGTACCTGTACTCGGCCGCGCTGGCCGTGGGCGGCTTCATCTCCAGCACCGCCGACGTCGAGGTGACGCAGCCCGACTCGGCGATGAACGCGCTGCTGTGGGGCTTCACCGTGCTGCCGGCCGCACTGATGGTCGTGGCGATCGTGTTCCAGCGCCGCTACCGGCTCGACCCCGCTCGCCGATGA
- a CDS encoding SDR family NAD(P)-dependent oxidoreductase — MKLSLLTPRRPAAGRRVLITGASGTLGRELGRRLVSEGAVVVGLDIAPAGDEPFEVVACDITDDDSAASGVARAIDLLGGLDVLVNNAGIGGPAPAELAPGDEVRRQLEINLVGTWRITAACVDALVASRGRVVMVTSRMAVMQLPLAAAYGASKRAMVAYADALRLELGTHVGVTCVYPSAVRSPIHDSTREAGLSLEGMSSYESLEGVVDAIHLAALSARARRDITTTGRGAVEFFLSRHLPQITDGIVRRTLAGRAAAGAFDGAELAAGVVARHRGTAGVR, encoded by the coding sequence ATGAAGCTCTCGCTCCTGACGCCCCGCCGGCCCGCCGCCGGGCGCCGCGTCCTCATCACCGGCGCGTCCGGGACGCTCGGCCGCGAGCTCGGCCGCCGTCTCGTCTCCGAGGGGGCCGTCGTGGTCGGCCTCGACATCGCCCCGGCGGGGGACGAGCCCTTCGAGGTCGTCGCGTGCGACATCACCGACGACGACTCGGCCGCATCCGGCGTCGCCCGGGCCATCGACCTGCTCGGCGGTCTCGACGTGCTGGTCAACAACGCGGGCATCGGCGGGCCGGCCCCGGCCGAGCTCGCGCCCGGCGACGAGGTCCGTCGTCAGCTCGAGATCAACCTGGTCGGCACGTGGCGGATCACGGCGGCGTGCGTGGACGCGCTCGTCGCCTCCCGCGGCCGCGTCGTCATGGTCACCTCGCGCATGGCCGTCATGCAGTTGCCGTTGGCGGCGGCCTACGGCGCCTCCAAGCGCGCGATGGTCGCCTACGCCGATGCCCTGCGACTCGAGCTGGGCACGCACGTGGGGGTCACCTGCGTCTATCCGTCCGCCGTCCGCAGCCCCATCCACGACTCCACCCGCGAGGCGGGGCTGTCCCTGGAGGGCATGAGCAGCTACGAGTCCCTCGAGGGCGTCGTCGACGCGATCCACCTCGCGGCGCTGTCGGCTCGGGCCCGCCGCGACATCACCACCACGGGCAGGGGAGCGGTGGAGTTCTTCCTGTCCCGGCACCTGCCGCAGATCACCGACGGGATCGTCCGCCGCACCCTCGCCGGCCGCGCCGCCGCCGGCGCGTTCGACGGTGCCGAGCTCGCCGCCGGCGTCGTCGCACGTCACCGGGGAACGGCGGGCGTCCGATGA
- a CDS encoding flavin-containing monooxygenase: MPAHVAVVGAGAAGLTTAKSLLDEGLDVTVLELGDRPGGLWVQGNASGLSPAYDSLHLNTSKGRTEFADFPMPADWPDYPSAAMIAGYLADYAERFGVTERIRFGTEVVSVDRTDTGWAVVSRTGGVETAETFDAVVVANGHNWDPRWPEPQYPGTFDGEQMHAHDYRSASQFAGRRVMVVGMGNSAMDIAVDASYVGSGPVLLSARHGVHIVPKYLFGRPADATGALLSALPWRVRQKVAETMLRVAVGTPQSYGLPAPAGGLFQNHPTISDTILHRVTHGEVVARPGIARFEGSRVHFTDGTSDEVDVIVWATGYRVTIPFLGERWIGADPERLPLYQRVFHLDDPGLAFVGLMQSTGAALPVVEAQGKLVAAHLGGRYGLPAPEEQRAVVESTYAAAFARWGHKRPMMRIDFDEYVAAVPKEIAAGTARVARGAVTFRPVSQEVPA; encoded by the coding sequence ATGCCTGCTCATGTCGCCGTTGTCGGCGCCGGCGCCGCCGGTCTGACGACCGCCAAGTCACTGCTGGACGAGGGCCTGGACGTCACCGTCCTCGAACTGGGCGACCGGCCCGGCGGCCTGTGGGTCCAGGGGAACGCCAGCGGCCTGTCGCCGGCCTACGACTCGTTGCACCTCAACACGAGCAAGGGCCGCACCGAGTTCGCGGACTTCCCGATGCCGGCCGACTGGCCCGACTACCCGTCCGCCGCGATGATCGCGGGCTACCTCGCGGACTATGCCGAGCGCTTCGGCGTCACCGAGCGGATCCGGTTCGGGACCGAGGTCGTCTCGGTCGACCGCACCGACACCGGCTGGGCCGTCGTCTCCCGCACGGGCGGCGTCGAGACCGCCGAGACCTTCGACGCGGTCGTCGTCGCGAACGGCCACAACTGGGACCCGCGCTGGCCCGAGCCGCAGTACCCCGGGACGTTCGACGGCGAGCAGATGCACGCGCACGACTACCGCAGCGCCTCGCAGTTCGCGGGTCGACGCGTCATGGTCGTCGGGATGGGCAACTCCGCGATGGACATCGCGGTCGACGCCTCGTACGTGGGCAGCGGCCCGGTGCTGCTGTCGGCGCGCCACGGCGTCCACATCGTGCCGAAGTACCTCTTCGGCCGGCCCGCCGACGCGACCGGCGCCCTGTTGTCGGCGCTGCCGTGGCGGGTTCGCCAGAAGGTCGCCGAGACGATGCTGAGGGTCGCCGTGGGCACGCCGCAGTCGTACGGCCTCCCTGCCCCTGCGGGCGGCCTGTTCCAGAATCACCCGACGATCAGCGACACGATCCTGCACCGCGTCACGCACGGCGAGGTCGTCGCGCGGCCCGGTATCGCGCGCTTCGAGGGGTCGCGCGTCCACTTCACGGACGGCACGTCCGACGAGGTCGACGTCATCGTGTGGGCGACCGGCTATCGCGTCACGATCCCGTTCCTGGGTGAGCGGTGGATCGGCGCCGACCCGGAGCGACTGCCGCTCTACCAGCGGGTGTTCCATCTCGACGATCCCGGTCTCGCGTTCGTGGGACTCATGCAGTCGACGGGCGCCGCGCTGCCCGTGGTCGAGGCACAGGGCAAGCTCGTCGCGGCGCACCTCGGCGGCCGCTACGGCCTGCCCGCGCCGGAGGAGCAGCGAGCGGTCGTGGAGTCGACGTACGCCGCCGCCTTCGCCCGATGGGGGCACAAGCGGCCCATGATGCGCATCGACTTCGACGAGTACGTCGCTGCCGTGCCGAAGGAGATCGCTGCCGGCACCGCCCGCGTCGCTCGCGGCGCCGTCACCTTCCGTCCCGTCTCCCAGGAGGTCCCCGCATGA
- a CDS encoding TetR/AcrR family transcriptional regulator, whose translation MSEQQSSRDRILAAASRLFAERGYDATSTRAIAEAVGLNIATVAYHVGGKSDLYREVMREAHIAQRDSVEQALTTLPDTEATPEAARAGLHAFIDAYLSFCVAHPDVPALWMRRWLAEGEMLSELETEFTGPLVERVAGRVRALLESAHVTTDADLDLLVYTIVWTTHAFSRAGVVDPTGTRAQPTDHPTFERFRRHLHDLVDGALSLPVA comes from the coding sequence ATGAGCGAGCAGCAGTCGAGCCGTGACCGCATCCTGGCCGCCGCCTCGCGGCTGTTCGCCGAGCGCGGGTACGACGCCACCAGCACGCGTGCGATCGCCGAGGCCGTCGGCCTCAACATCGCCACGGTGGCCTATCACGTGGGCGGCAAGAGCGACCTCTACCGCGAGGTCATGCGCGAGGCGCACATCGCCCAGCGTGACTCCGTCGAGCAGGCGCTGACCACCCTCCCCGACACCGAGGCGACGCCCGAGGCGGCGCGCGCCGGACTGCACGCGTTCATCGACGCGTACCTGAGCTTCTGCGTGGCCCACCCCGACGTCCCCGCGCTGTGGATGCGACGCTGGCTCGCCGAGGGCGAGATGCTGTCCGAGCTCGAGACCGAGTTCACCGGCCCGCTCGTCGAGCGGGTCGCCGGTCGCGTCCGCGCGCTGCTCGAGAGCGCCCACGTCACGACGGACGCCGACCTGGACCTGCTCGTCTACACGATCGTGTGGACGACCCACGCCTTCAGCCGGGCCGGCGTGGTCGACCCGACGGGTACCCGGGCCCAGCCCACGGATCACCCGACATTCGAGCGATTCCGGCGCCACCTGCACGACCTCGTCGACGGCGCCCTCTCCCTGCCCGTCGCCTGA
- a CDS encoding MMPL family transporter, protein MNRRAQRTFPLAHLVGPKRSIVVVLLGFVVAGLIMAFAPDPTTGSEAGSNLPDSAESARAQAALKKLPNADEAPAIVVYSKDGGLDGRDLAAIAERSRAISSELGVEVSPPVPAEDQSAALVAVPFETGLESDENKDRVKELRDLAKQDLPDGVKAQATGAPAVQADLGAVFAGADVRLLAVTAAVVAILLIVTYRSPWLWLVPLTIIGIGDRVAARALEGVSGAFDVGIDGSITGITSVLVFGAGTNYALLLIARYREELRRHSSRHEAMRTAVGGAAPAILSSSGTVVLALLSLLIADSPFVSAIGWSGALGIAVAVAFALLVLPSAMVIPGRWLFWPFVPREGDADPSEKGWWFRVGTAVTSRPWPTTIAALAVLTAMAAGLLGLNTGLGQSEQFLDTPESITAQETLQDNFAAGISSPTTVVTSPDKVESVVAAANQVEGVESARPANATDDLAEVQVVLSVEPESEKALTTIEDLRTAVHDADPDSLVGGTDAQALDENQTASDDRRRVIPIVLAIVLVMLLVLLRSVVAAVLLCATTVLSYLSALGVGWVLFDRVLGWSAMDVSTPLLAFIFLVALGVDYNIFLTARAREEMVVTGDATASIVKALAVTGGVITSAGILLAAVFAVLGVLPLVLLAQLGVIVGFGVLLDTVLVRGVATPAIVALCGRWFWWPSKLSR, encoded by the coding sequence GTGAATCGCCGCGCGCAACGCACCTTTCCCCTGGCTCATCTCGTGGGCCCCAAGCGATCGATCGTGGTCGTGCTGCTCGGCTTCGTGGTCGCCGGCCTGATCATGGCGTTCGCGCCCGATCCGACCACCGGCTCGGAGGCCGGCTCGAACCTGCCGGACTCCGCGGAGTCGGCCCGGGCCCAGGCCGCGCTGAAGAAGCTGCCGAATGCGGACGAGGCGCCGGCCATCGTCGTCTACTCCAAGGACGGCGGACTCGACGGGCGTGACCTGGCGGCGATCGCCGAACGCTCGCGCGCCATCTCGTCCGAGCTCGGCGTCGAGGTCAGCCCGCCGGTGCCCGCCGAGGACCAGTCCGCCGCACTCGTCGCCGTGCCGTTCGAGACGGGCCTGGAGTCCGACGAGAACAAGGACCGGGTCAAGGAGCTGCGCGACCTCGCGAAGCAGGACCTGCCCGACGGCGTGAAGGCCCAGGCCACGGGCGCACCGGCCGTCCAGGCCGACCTCGGTGCCGTGTTCGCCGGTGCCGACGTGCGCCTGCTGGCCGTCACCGCCGCGGTCGTGGCCATCCTGCTCATCGTCACGTACCGCAGCCCGTGGCTGTGGCTCGTGCCGCTGACCATCATCGGCATCGGCGACCGGGTGGCCGCCCGCGCGCTCGAGGGCGTCTCCGGCGCGTTCGACGTGGGCATCGACGGCTCCATCACCGGCATCACGTCGGTCCTGGTCTTCGGCGCCGGCACCAACTACGCCCTGTTGCTGATCGCCCGCTATCGCGAGGAGCTGCGCCGCCACTCGTCGCGGCACGAGGCCATGCGCACCGCCGTCGGCGGCGCGGCGCCGGCCATCCTGTCCAGCTCGGGCACCGTGGTCCTCGCGCTGCTGTCGCTGCTGATCGCCGACTCGCCGTTCGTCAGCGCGATCGGCTGGTCCGGTGCGCTCGGCATCGCGGTCGCCGTGGCGTTCGCCCTGCTCGTGCTGCCCTCGGCCATGGTCATCCCGGGTCGCTGGCTGTTCTGGCCGTTCGTCCCGCGCGAGGGCGACGCCGACCCGTCCGAGAAGGGCTGGTGGTTCCGCGTCGGCACGGCGGTCACCTCCAGGCCGTGGCCGACCACGATCGCGGCCCTCGCGGTGCTGACGGCCATGGCCGCGGGCCTGCTGGGCCTCAACACGGGCCTGGGCCAGAGCGAGCAGTTCCTCGACACCCCGGAGTCGATCACCGCCCAGGAGACGCTGCAGGACAACTTCGCCGCCGGCATCTCCTCGCCGACCACGGTGGTCACCTCACCGGACAAGGTCGAGTCCGTCGTGGCCGCGGCGAACCAGGTCGAGGGCGTCGAGAGCGCCCGGCCCGCGAACGCGACGGACGACCTCGCCGAGGTGCAGGTCGTGCTCTCGGTCGAGCCCGAGAGTGAGAAGGCCCTGACCACGATCGAAGACCTTCGCACGGCCGTGCACGACGCCGATCCGGACTCGCTCGTGGGTGGCACCGACGCGCAGGCCCTGGACGAGAACCAGACGGCGTCCGACGACCGCCGGCGCGTCATCCCGATCGTGCTCGCCATCGTGCTGGTCATGCTGCTGGTGCTGCTGCGCTCGGTCGTGGCCGCGGTCCTGCTGTGCGCGACGACCGTGCTGTCCTACCTGTCCGCCCTGGGCGTCGGCTGGGTGCTGTTCGATCGGGTGCTCGGCTGGTCGGCGATGGACGTCAGCACACCGCTGCTCGCGTTCATCTTCCTGGTCGCGCTGGGCGTGGACTACAACATCTTCCTGACGGCGCGAGCGCGCGAGGAGATGGTCGTGACGGGCGACGCGACGGCCTCGATCGTCAAGGCGCTCGCCGTCACGGGCGGCGTCATCACGAGCGCCGGCATCCTGCTGGCCGCCGTGTTCGCCGTCCTGGGCGTGCTGCCGCTCGTGCTGCTGGCGCAGCTCGGCGTCATCGTCGGATTCGGCGTGCTGCTGGACACCGTGCTGGTGCGTGGCGTCGCGACACCGGCCATCGTGGCGCTGTGCGGCCGCTGGTTCTGGTGGCCCAGCAAGCTCTCGCGATGA
- a CDS encoding DUF3073 domain-containing protein has product MGRGRAKAKQTKVARDLKYRTLDTDFNDLARELHGESGDPIPDQYVDLAKELGGPAAS; this is encoded by the coding sequence ATGGGCCGCGGCCGTGCGAAAGCGAAGCAGACCAAGGTCGCTCGCGATCTCAAGTACCGGACATTGGACACCGATTTCAATGATCTGGCCCGAGAGCTTCACGGAGAGTCCGGTGACCCGATCCCGGACCAGTACGTAGATCTCGCCAAGGAACTGGGAGGCCCGGCCGCCAGTTGA
- the purM gene encoding phosphoribosylformylglycinamidine cyclo-ligase, translating to MTSYASAGVSIEAGDRAVELMKQWVARATRPEVVGGIGGFAGLFDASALKSYTRPLLATSADGVGTKVAIAQAMDRHDTIGFDLVGMLVDDLVVCGAEPLFLTDYIATGKVVPERIADIVKGIAEACAETGTALLGGETAEHPGLLAPDEYDIAGSTTGVVEADRLLGADLVREGDVVIAMASSGLHSNGYSLVRHVFFDIAGWKLDREVPEFGRTLGEELLTPTRLYTKPCLALADAVEVHAMSHITGGGLAANLERVLPDSVSVRLDRSSWTPAPVFSLVGELGGVAQADLDQALNMGVGMVAIVAPDAADAAVSLLAEHGVDAWIAGEVGAADEHGPGGSVTLI from the coding sequence GTGACCTCGTACGCCTCCGCCGGAGTCTCGATCGAAGCGGGCGACCGCGCCGTCGAGCTCATGAAGCAGTGGGTCGCCCGCGCGACGCGTCCGGAGGTCGTGGGCGGCATCGGCGGCTTCGCCGGGCTGTTCGACGCCTCGGCGCTCAAGTCGTACACGCGGCCGCTGCTGGCCACCAGCGCCGACGGCGTCGGCACCAAGGTCGCCATCGCCCAGGCCATGGACCGGCACGACACGATCGGCTTCGACCTCGTCGGCATGCTGGTCGACGACCTCGTGGTCTGTGGCGCCGAGCCGCTGTTCCTCACCGACTACATCGCGACCGGCAAGGTCGTGCCCGAGCGCATCGCCGACATCGTCAAGGGCATCGCCGAGGCGTGTGCCGAGACGGGCACCGCGCTGCTGGGCGGCGAGACCGCCGAGCACCCCGGCCTGCTGGCCCCCGACGAGTACGACATCGCCGGCTCCACGACGGGAGTCGTCGAGGCCGACCGCCTGCTGGGCGCCGACCTCGTGCGCGAGGGCGACGTCGTCATCGCCATGGCGTCCTCCGGACTGCACTCGAACGGTTACTCGCTCGTGCGCCACGTCTTCTTCGACATCGCCGGCTGGAAGCTCGACCGTGAGGTTCCCGAGTTCGGCCGCACGCTGGGCGAGGAGCTCCTCACGCCCACGCGGCTGTACACCAAGCCGTGCCTGGCCCTGGCCGATGCCGTCGAGGTGCACGCGATGTCGCACATCACCGGGGGAGGCCTGGCGGCCAACCTCGAGCGCGTGCTGCCCGACTCGGTGTCGGTCCGGCTCGACCGCTCGTCCTGGACCCCGGCTCCGGTCTTCTCCCTGGTCGGCGAGCTGGGCGGCGTCGCCCAGGCCGATCTGGACCAGGCCCTGAACATGGGCGTCGGCATGGTCGCGATCGTGGCCCCCGACGCCGCCGACGCGGCCGTCTCCCTGCTGGCCGAGCACGGCGTCGACGCCTGGATCGCGGGCGAGGTCGGCGCCGCCGACGAGCACGGACCGGGCGGTTCGGTCACTCTCATCTGA